The window tttcgtgtcgaAATAGAAATGCACCACTTAgagtattatgtttatttttcacttttttttaaaagatggTCACTAATAACGTTATTTACCtttatgataatttaaatCCTCGATATAttggtatttaattttattataattcaaaTCCTCAAAATATTGGATGGCAAGAGGAATATCTTTTTACTCCTATTGATTTAATCTCTTACTTGCAACGACATTTTTTAACTTATGTATGCTCTATAGCTCCACATAATTGCCTCTTGTTGAGgccaatatatatttatatattagttaaatgtttcttttatatataatcGAATTAGTGTGTACAATTTGGGGCTCGGATAATTGAGAGCATAAAATGTCGCTTTTTCACAATCgcatttaaaaatttaaaatatttgttagaCTGACGTCTGATGAGCTACGTCAAACTCAGAAATCCAACTAGTACTGACTGTATTATGAAAAAGTTGATTGGTCCCTTTCttatatcatttcatataacAGTTTGAAGTGAAACTGATTTATACATATACCGATGATAAAAGTCACATAAAATTCTGAACTCTAACactgttttttatttgataaaatactactccctccgtcccggagtattagactcacttcttttgagcacatgatttaaggaattgatatttaaatagttaaagtggagagagtaaagtatgagagagggaaaaagtaggggagagaagagagaaaaaagtaggtggagaataaaataagataaatgttttttactaaaaaaggaaatgagtctaatatgttgggacatcccaaaaaggaaagttggtctaataccttgggacggagggagtaaaattttTTAGCTAAGAAATTCACATCTTTAGGTGAAATGTCTAGATAAAGAAAATGGCAATTTCTTGAGTTGCTGTGAAGGATGAGAAATTCAGCGGCCGGCGTTTCTTCATGTTGGGAAAACTTACATTGATGAAAAAGGCAGACGGACGGCGTTTTGTGCAATGAATAGCGTAGATGGTACCCACCCTGACCTATTCCGTATCTGTAGACATATAACTTTATATGGCTGCAAAAGGGTCATGGAAGGGCAGGCAACTCGACTTTGGTGAACGACAAGAAACTGACCCTCCCATGCTCGACCACGTAGAGCTTGAGAGGTATTCGGCCACAACATGTTTCAATGTCCTCAATCTCTTGTCTGGATGGTGGGTGGCTACTGCACAAAAAATGGTATCTTTGTGTCACTATATGCAACGGCAGGTCTTATTCATACTGAATTTTACACAAagaaataccaaaacaaatgGCAGGTCTTATTCATACTGAATTTTACACAAagaaataccaaaacaaatgGAGTTCGTATAATAGTTTGTGTACTAGCAAGGATCCTACACCTGATcacacaaataaaatgatcgtctttaaagaaagaaagacGAAGTGTATTTCCATTTCTCTTGCCGTCAGAAATCAtaggataacaaaatgaacaaaattagCTTGCATTTTTTATCCAGACTAATACACCACCACAGTATTCATCATAGATGCATTAGCAACAGTTTGTTGAAACATTATTGTATCAAAGGAAAATGAGCTGATCAAGAATATTTGCTGAAGTACGTTACCTGGCTCGGCACAACATAAAAGATGGATCTCCTGAGGAAGACTTTCTGAACTTGCTATTAGGAGGGAAAACATCAAATATTGGTCTGGTTCCGCCAAGATGCATGTTACCAAACATATCTGTGATGCAACTGTAGTCTACATTTCCCTTATCAGTAATACTGCAGGACTCTCCCACACTGTCATCAGCaatggttttatttttcacattcTTCATGGACCAAGCCACCCCATGTCGGCCAACAATATATCCAAGAGACTTCAGGCATCGGTAAACCTCAAAAGACTCCCATGAGCATCCATACTTTTCCTGGTCTTCTGCTAGCTTTGCATACAAATCACTCAAGGGAAGAGGAGTGTCGTCAACATTCAAGACATCCAGGGCACCAATCTCAGCTAAATATCTACACCAAAGAACAACAAAAACTAGAGTTCTTTACTCTGAATTAACTATGTGAAATATACTACCCAAGCAGCAGCAGCTATTTACTCCAATACTAAAATCAGTTATCAACTGAGGGAATAACAGGATTAAGAGCACTATTTATTCTTTCTGGTAGCAAAGAGTGATAACTGTAAGCAGAGAACTGACAATAAACAAACAAAGTAACCAAAGATAAACAGAGTCCATAATGCACCAAAAAAGATAACAATGTCGGAATTGAAGGTGAAGAGAATGCAACACATACAACGTTTCTTCTATTGAGCAATATGTCTTCCCATTCCGACTTATCCCAGTCGTGGTCCACATTTTACCCTTCTTCTCCAGCACCTCAGCTATTCCCAGCTCTT is drawn from Salvia hispanica cultivar TCC Black 2014 chromosome 6, UniMelb_Shisp_WGS_1.0, whole genome shotgun sequence and contains these coding sequences:
- the LOC125194257 gene encoding uncharacterized protein LOC125194257; this translates as MMETDAAQSFSSDDGVYDCDSGSEGFVEDSLDDELCFASGDFPKLQFRKERSKVRWIEELGIAEVLEKKGKMWTTTGISRNGKTYCSIEETLYLAEIGALDVLNVDDTPLPLSDLYAKLAEDQEKYGCSWESFEVYRCLKSLGYIVGRHGVAWSMKNVKNKTIADDSVGESCSITDKGNVDYSCITDMFGNMHLGGTRPIFDVFPPNSKFRKSSSGDPSFMLCRASSHPPSRQEIEDIETCCGRIPLKLYVVEHGRVSFLSFTKVELPALP